From Topomyia yanbarensis strain Yona2022 chromosome 1, ASM3024719v1, whole genome shotgun sequence, one genomic window encodes:
- the LOC131687390 gene encoding BTB/POZ domain-containing protein 6-like, translated as MSSENTMPSTTREIVSPIHHEPGTDRREFLINNGVMSDVTFLVGPDRQRIYGHKLILMSAADHFFGLFQNSKATEIPLEDVEPSVFLDILRFLYCEKIVFTIENAREIYLQSRKWSLEKVMEAAINFLNQYIDSTNVLKVLRENRVYDMKMVEEKCLEIICENPFRYTEQEGFRLLDRESLKLIVTAKTINCSKDQLMGVLDAWQEVQNKEDVADLRAAIKGSNPLFDCDQLRFFGYLNSGYVPQGSFHLTSSNRRVSGIRLIGLGVIYFSQEKNVTVTVSCASGESDIEKTCAFRNPCMSTVNVADIFFEHLEIEVGYSISVTVKFSTNVDYFHFAFYELYHRHISISSKKITPPIAYFHYKEIEQKW; from the exons ATGTCATCAGa AAACACAATGCCAAGTACAACTCGTGAGATCGTCAGTCCGATACACCATGAACCAGGAACGGATCGCCGAGAGTTTCTGATCAACAACGGTGTCATGTCGGATGTCACCTTCCTAGTGGGACCAGACAGGCAGCGAATCTACGGTCATAAGTTGATTCTAATGAGCGCTGCGGATCATTTCTTCGGTCTGTTTCAGAACTCGAAAGCCACCGAAATTCCACTGGAAGACGTTGAGCCGAGCGTTTTTCTGGATATATTACGGTTCCTGTACTGCGAGAAGATCGTTTTTACGATCGAGAATGCTCGTGAAATTTACTTGCAATCGAGAAAGTGGTCCCTGGAAAAGGTGATGGAAGCGGCGATCAATTTTCTGAACCAGTACATCGATTCGACTAATGTGCTTAAGGTGCTGCGGGAAAATCGTGTTTATGACATGAAGATGGTTGAAGAGAAGTGTTTGGAAATAATTTGCGAGAATCCCTTCCGTTACACCGAGCAAGAGGGTTTCAGGTTGTTGGACCGCGAATCGCTTAAACTAATAGTTACTGCTAAGACAATCAATTGTTCGAAAGATCAATTGATGGGTGTTTTGGATGCGTGGCAGGAGGTGCAGAATAAAGAGGATGTCGCCGATTTAAGAGCAGCTATCAAAGGCTCTAATCCATTATTTGACTGTGATCAACTTAGGTTTTTTGGTTACCTCAATAGCGGTTATGTTCCGCAAGGGTCATTTCACCTCACCTCCTCTAATCGCCGCGTCAGCGGTATACGATTGATTGGATTAGGAGTGATTTACTTCTCGCAAGAAAAGAACGTCACTGTGACCGTAAGCTGCGCATCCGGAGAATCTGATATCGAGAAAACTTGTGCCTTCAGAAACCCTTGTATGTCTACAGTGAACGTAGCTGATATTTTCTTCGAACATTTGGaaatagaagttggatatagtATTAGTGTGACTGTTAAGTTCTCAACTAATGTAGATTATTTTCACTTTGCTTTTTACGAACTTTATCATAGACACATCTCCATATCGTCTAAGAAGATAACGCCGCCTATCGCTTATTTTCACTATAAAGAAATAGAACAAAAGTGGTAA